CAGGTGATCGATTTCCCGGCCGATGTCGTCAAAACAGCGGGAGAAGTCGACGTTCGGCGTGCGGCAGCGAAAGCGGTATTCCACCTCCGCCGCCGGGTGCTGGTGCAGCACCGCCTGCATCATGGTGTATTTGTACAGATCGGTGTCGAGCAGGGTGGTGATCACGGGCTCAGTCATCGGCATGCTCCAGCTCGCCGGCATCGTGCACAAAATGGGCACCCAGCTGGATCATCTCGGCAATGGCATGACGGCTGCTGTCGTCGGCCACGCCGCGAGTGGCGGCGCGGTTGACGATCACGTTAAAGCCGGCGGCCAGCAGCTGTTTCACCGTGTGAAACACGCAGTAGTCGGTGGCCAGCCCGCCCACCAGCACGGTATCGACCGCGTGACCGCGCAGGTATTCAATCAGCCCGGTGCTCTGGCGCTCGGCCAGATCGTGGTAGCAGGCGCCGTAGGGGTGCATGTCGGGCTCTACTCCCTTCCACACGAAAAAGTCGTAGTCGGCGGGGTGGGGCAGGCCGTCGAGCAGCTCAAAGCCTCGAGTACCGGGCACCGCATGCAGGGGCCAGCGAATGTCGACGTTTGCCCCTTCGACCGGGCTGAAGGCGGGCTGGTCGTCACTGGCGACCCAGGTTGCCGAGGGTGAGTGGGCATCTTTCGAGCCCAGGCGGTGGCCGGCAAAGGCGGCCTGGCGGTTGAGCTCGGCGGCAATGGTATCGCCGCCGGCCACCGGCAGTTCACCGGGGCAGACGGGGGTAAAGGTATACTGGGCATCCACGTCGATACTGGCTACCCTGTGTTTGGCGGGCAATTTCATACGCCACCTCCTGTAAGTAACGTGCGGGCAAAGGGCACTGCGTAGCACGGCTTTTAATATTGTTTTGATTGAGTCTAAGGTTAATTTGGTTCAGTATCGCCCCCATTCGGGGTGTCTTCCCCTCATTAAGCCAAAGGTGACCATAATGAGCCAGCTCCACCAGCCAGAATACCAGCGTTTTATCGAACAAGTGAAAGCCAACCATGTGATGTGGGGGCTTCGCTTCGGAGACGAGTGGGTGGTGTGTGATTCCACCGAGTTTCAGGATACCGAAGTGATGCCGCTGTGGTCCACCGAGGCCGAGGCCCAGGCCCAGTGTGTGGACGAGTGGGCCGGTTACGAGCCCTTTGAGATCACCCTGGCCGAATTTCTGGAAATCTGGGTGGAAGATCTGTCGGAAGACGGTGTGCGCATAGGCCCCAACTGGAACGAAGAGCTCGACGGCATCGAGCTGGACGTGCTGGAAATGGTGAAGGAATTCGCCTGAGTCACTACAGGCTTCCGGCACAAAACGGCACGCGACAGCGTGCCGTTTTTTTGTGCCTTGTGCCCGGTGCAGCTAGAGTGTGAAAGGTGATATTCACAGACAAGGGAGAAGTGCAATGAGCAAGTTGCTGGTGTTGTATCACTCCATGTACGGTCATATCGAAACCATGGCCAAGGCGGTGGCAGAGGGAGCCGGCGCGGTGGCCGGGGTGACGGTCACCATCAAACGGGTGCCGGAAACCATGGACGCGGAAGCCTTCAAACAGGCCGGGGGCAAGACGGATCAGCAGGCAGCGGTGGCCAGCCCCGCCGAGCTGGCCGACTACGACGCCATTATCATTGGCACGCCCACCCGCTTTGGCAACATGAGCGGTCAGATGCGTAATTTTTTTGACCAGACCGGCGGGCTCTGGGTCAAGGGGGCTTTGGTGGGCAAGCTGGCCAGCGTGTTCAGCTCCACCGGTACCGGTGGAGGCCAGGAAACCACCATCACCAGCACCTGGAACACCCTGGCCCATCACGGCATGATTATCGTGCCAGTGGGTTATGGCACGGCGGAGGTGGCCGATATCTCCCGGGTGGGCGGCGGCACCCCCTATGGCGCCACCACCATTGCCGGCGGTGACGGTTCACGCCAGCCCGATGAGCGGGAGCTGGCCATCGCCCGTTACCAGGGCAAGACGGTGGCCGAGCTTTCGAAGAAGCTGTTTGGGTGAGTTACAAGGCCCAGTTCAGGAGCTGCCAGCCGCGCTCGGCGGCCAGGGCATTGAGACGGTCGTCGCCGTTGATCACCGTGGCTTCATCCACGTATTCCAATAGCGGCAGATCGTTGTGGGAGTCGCTGTAGCCGTAACAGAAGCCGGGCTCAAGGCCCTGCTCCCGCAGCCAGTGACCGAGGCGCACCACCTTGCCCTGCTGAAAGCTGAAAATGCCCTCGGGCCGGCCGCTGTAACGGCCCTGCACGATTTCGGTTTGTACGCCAATGGCACTGGCCACCCCCAGGTGGTGCGCGATGGGGCGTACCAGGTGCTCGCCGGTGGCGGAGATGATCAGGCAGCGGTGCCCTTGCGCGTGGTGCCAGGCCAGCCGCTCCCGGGCCTGGGGGTAGATTATGGGTTCAATGCGTTCGCGAATAAAACGATCCACCAGCGGTGCCAGTTCCTCGGGCCGGTGCCCTTCGATGGGGGCCAGGGTCAGGGTCATGTAGGTGTGCATGTCGAGGGTGCCGGCGTAATAGTCTTCCATCAGCCGGCGTTCTTCCTTCAGCAGGGCGTCGCTTATCAGGCCTCGCTCGGCCAGAAAGGCCAGCCACAGGGTGGCAGAGTCGCCGGCAATCAGGGTTTCATCCAGGTCAAAAATGGCCAGTGTCATCAGGCAACCTCTTTCAGTTCATCTTGGGGCAACAGCAGCTCGACGGGGGTGCCGTCTGCCAGCAGCGAGCGGGGCCCCCGGTTGAGGGTATCGACATCCAGGGTACCCTGCGCCAGCCGTACCCGGTAGCGAATTACATTGCCCAGCAGCTGGTGCTGTTCAATTCGGGCCGGCAGCGGTGCCGTCATGTGGGGGCCATAGTCGCGGCCCGGCTCACGAATATGAATGGCTTCGGGGCGAATGGCCAGCCGGCCGTGAATGTTAAGGCCGAACAGGGCACGGGCCTGTTCCTTGTCCAGCAGGTTATAGCTGCCCATAAAGCTCGCCACAAAGTCACTGGCCGGGCGGGTATACACCGCTTCGGCGGTGTCGGCCTGGACGATACTGCCCTTGTTCATCACAAAGATGCGGTCCGACAGGGTCAGCGCTTCTTCCTGATCGTGGGTTACAAAGACGGTGGTGAGGTTGAGCTGTTGCTGGATCTGGCGGATCTGCTCGCGCAGCCGCTTGCGAATGGGGGCATCCAGTGCCGACAGCGGCTCGTCCAGCAACAGAATGCGCGGCTGCACCACCAGCGCCCGGGCCAGCGCCACTCGCTGGCGCTGGCCCCCCGACAGCTCTGCAGGATAGTGGCGCTCGCGGCCTGTCAGGCCGACCAGTTCCACCGCTTCCGCCACCCGGCGTTCGGTCTCGCGCTTGTCCAGTTTCTGCAGCGCCAAGCCAAAGGCGATGTTGCCGGCCACGGTCAGGTTGGGAAACAGGGCATAGCTCTGAAACACCATGCCAATGCCCCGTTTCTGGGGCTTGAGGTGGGTGATGTCTTCGCCGGCCACGCGAATGTGGCCGGTATCGGGGCTTACCAGCCCGGCCAGGCTGCGCAGCAGGGTCGACTTGCCACAGCCCGAAGGGCCGAGCAGGGTAACCAGCTCGCCCTGGCGAATGTCGAAGTTGATATCGCTGAATACATGGGTGTCGCCAAAGCGTTTGGCGAGATGAGCAACTTCCAGATAAAACATCAGGCTCTCCGGGATTGCAGGCGCAGCGCCACCCAGGTGGCGAGGCCGATAAACAGGAAGTAGGACATCACCATGGCACTGGTGAAGTGGCCGCTGGTGGTGCGCTGGCTGTACAGGTAAACCTGCAGGGTTTCAAAGCGGGTGCCCACCAGCAGGTTGGCGAACACGAACTCCCCGAACAGAAAGGAAAACGCCAGAAACAGGGCGCTGAGCAGGCCATTGCGAATATTGGGTAACACCACCTGCAGAAAGGCCCGGGTGGTGCCGGCTCCCAGCAGGTGGGCGGCGTCCATCAGATCGTGCAGATTGATGGCTTCCAGGTTGTTGGCCAGCGCCCGGTACATAAAGGGCAGGCTCAGGGTGAAATAGCACAGCACCAGTATCCAGGGCGTACCGGCCAGGGGCAGCGGGCCGCCGGCATAGAGCTGTAGCAAACCCACCGACGACACCACGGGCGGCACCGCAAAGGGCATCAGCACCAGCAGGTTCATCAACCCCTTCAGTTTCGGAAAGTAGTAAAACACCACGAACAGTGCCGGCAGAATCAGCGCCAGGCTGAGCACCAGCGCCGCCAGGCACACCAGCAGTGAGCGGCCAAAGGCGGCCAGAAAGCGGCTGTCACTCCAAAGCTGGGCATACCACTGCAGGCTGAACCCCGAGGGCAGAATATGGGCCCCCCAGCTTGCGGCCAGGGAATAAACCAGGGTAACGGCAATGGGAGTGGCCAGCAGGGCCACCAGCACCCAGATGGTAAAGCGGGCGGAAAGCGGGGGCTTAGGCATATCGACTCCGGGCAATCAGCCATTGATTGATGCCGGTCACCAGCAACAGCAGGGCCATCAGCAGCAACGACAGCGCCGCCGCCAGCTGGGGCTCGAGGAAGATGTCGCCCGCCACCAGGCCGGCAATCTGAATGGTGACCAGGTTGTAGTTGCTGGTCATCAGTGCATAGGTGCTGGCATAGGCGCCGAGGGCGTTGGCCAGCAAAATGATAAAGGTGCCGAGCAGGGCCGGACTCAGCACCGGCAACGCCACTTTCAGCCAGTAGTGCAGCGGACCGGCCCCCAGCAGGGCGGCGGCGTCGCGCCAGTCGGGCTTGATGGCGTCAAAGGCCGGGTACAGCAGCAGTACCGCCAGCGGAACTTGAAAATAGGTGTAGAGCACCAGCAGGCCGGCCCGGGAGTAGAGGTGAAAGTCTTCCACCAGGCCCAGCTCCTGCAACAGCAGGGTCACGGCACCGTTCATGCCCAGCAGCACGATAAAGGCAAAGGCCAGGGGCACGCCGGAGAAGTTGCTGGCCATGGTGGTAAAGGCCACCACGGCATTTTGCAGCCGGCCCGGTACCTGGTGCAGGGCCGCGGTGCCGGCCAGGGCGATGGTCAGCCCGGCCAGGCTGGACCAGAATGCCAGATCCAGGCTGTTGGCAAAGGACTGGCGATACCAGGGCGAGCCGAGGATCTCGGTGAAGTTGGCCAGGCTCCAGTCACCGCCGGCCTGAAAGCTGTTGACCAGCACCCAGATCATGGGGGCCAGCTGAAACAGCCCAAACACCAGGGCAAAGGGCAGCAGCAGGGTCAGCGGCAGCCAGCGGCGCCAGGGGGCGGGGCGGCTGGCCGCCCCCCGGGCCACGCTCGCCGCCCTGGGTTGGGCGGACGCCTTGGCCCGCAGCGTGGCGGTGTTACCGCCGGTGGGCAGGGTAGACTCGTTCATCGCAGCAACTCCCGGCACAGGGGCTTGTCGTGGGCAATGCCCAGCAGGCTGGCCACGGTGCCGCACAGCTCGGTCTGGCGGGGGTGGGCCTGCGGATTGTGGCTGAAGGCCGAGCCCAGCACGAACAGCGGCACCTCGCGCTCTTCCGGCAGGTTGCCGCCGTGGCTGCGATCCCGGTTCATGCCGTGATCGCTGGTGATCAGCAGCTGATAGCCTGCTTCCAGCCAGCGGGGCACATAATCGGCCAGCAGCAGATCAAAGTGGCGGGCGCTGTTGCGGTACTGTGAGGAGTCCAGGCCGAACTTGTGGCCGGCATCGTCCACGTTCATCGGGTGGATCAGCAGCAGATCCGGATCCGCGCTTTGGCGCAGCCATTCGGCGTCGAGCAGCAGGTGGCTGTCGGGGTAGTGATCCAGATGATAGAAGGCGCCGTGCTGAATGGGCAGTGACTTGTCGCTGGTAAAGCGATCCCGCAGCGCATCGTAGGGCGCCCGGTTGTACAGCTCGCTCACCCAGTGGTAGGCCGCCGCCGCCGTGGTGAGGCCGGCCTGGCGCGCCAGGTGAAACACACTGGTTTCATTGCTCAGGCGCACCACCTCGTTGTGCACCACACCGTGATCCACCGGCCGGGTGCCGGTGAGAATGGTTTCATAGAGCGGGCGCGACAGCGAGGGCAGCTCGCATTGCAGCTTGTAGGCGGTGGCGCGTTCCGCTTCGGTCATGGCCAGCAGGTAGCCCAGGCTGTGCCGGGCTACCTCGTGGGCCAGACCGTCAATGATGATCAGTATGACCTTGTGCATGCTTACCTCTGCTGGTGGATCTGCACCTGGCTTTGCCACTGGCGCGGCAGCCGTTTGGTGCTTTGCTCCCAGGTGTCGAAGTTTTCAATGGGGCGGGCGTTGGCGTACATTTCGTCGGGCAGCAGCTTGGCCTGCACATCGTCGGGCAGGGTGACATTGCTGCGAATGGGGCGGGCATAACCCCGGGCCAGGTTGATCTGGCCGGCGTCGCTGAGAATGTATTCCCGGGCCAGTTTGGCGGCGTTGGGGTGTTTGGCGTACTTGTTGATGATGGTGGCATAGCCGGAGATCAGCGAGCCGTCGGACGGGATCACCACGGTAAAGCGGTCGCGATCGATCTGATCACGGTAGTTGAGGGCGTTGAAGTCCCACAGTATTGCCATTTCAATTTCGCCCTTTTCCAGGTTGGCGATATTGATGTCCACCGGCGACAACCGGCCCTGTTTGGCCAGATCCGCGAACAGCTCCAGGGCCGGGTTGAGGTTGGCCTCGTCTCCGCCCAGGGCAAAGGCGGCGGCCAGAATGGCGCTGTTGGCCTGGGCGGCCACGCCCACATCGCCCACCGCAACCCGATAGTCACCGTCGCGCAGTTCGGCCCAGGAGGTGGGGGCCTTGCTGACCAGCTCGTTGTTGACGATAAAGGCGATGGTACCGGTATAGCCCAGCATCCAGTGGCCGTCTTCATCCTTGGCCCAGTCGGGAATGTCGTTCCAGGTGCTGGGCTTGTAGGCCTGAGTCACGCCCTGCTGCACCGCAATGGGACCAAAGGCGGCACCCACATCGCCGATGTCGGCGGTGGCGTTGTCCTTCTCGGCGGCGAACTTGGCGATTTCCTGGGCCGAGCTCATGTCGGTGTCCTGATGTTCAAGGCCGTAACGGGTTTCGAGATCCCGCCAGGTGTCCTTCCAGTTGGCCCAGCTGTCGGGCATGCCGACGCTGTAAACCTTGCCTTCGGCCCGGGCCTTGGCTTCCAGCTCGCCGAGATCGGCGGCCTGGGCGGTGGCCGTCAGGGCCAGGGTCAGCAGACTTGCACTAAACAGGTGTTTCATGAGTTGGTGTCCTCTGGACTAGGTCAGTGTCGGGGCTCATGCTATCGCGGATTTGTGACACTGATGTGTCGTTATTGCGACAGTAAAGTGGCGTATTCATGCGGTTTTTAGGAATGTTTACGCGGTTTTTGGTGATTAAACTGTCCCCTTCAGGCTGGTATAATCCGCCTTTACCATTTGTGGAATAGGCCAATAGAGTTGACTGCTTTACCTCAAACACAGACATCCCGCATTATCAACACCCTGCGCCGGCAGATCGCCGGCGGCTCTCTGGCTCCCGGCCACAAGCTGCCCGCCGAGCGGGAGCTGGCCGTCCTGTTTGATACCACCCGCATCACGGTAAAAGACGCGCTGTCGATGCTGGAAGCCGAAGGCCTGATTTACCGGGAAGAGCGGCGCGGCTGGTTTGTGTCGCGCCCGCGGCTGATCTACAACCCGGTCAGCCGCTCTCATTTTCACCAGCTGGTGCACAGCCAGCAGCGTACCGCCGAGACTCAGGTATTGGCCTGTGAGTCGGTGGTGGCTTCCGGCGAGCTGGTGGCAGACATGGGACTGGCACCGCTCAGCCGGCTGATCCGCATCTGCCGGGCCCGGCGCATCGACGGCCGCACCGTGCTCTATGTGGAGCATTTCCTGCGCCCGGAGCTGTTTCCGGATATTGAGCAGCAGGATCTGAGCCGGTCGCTGACCGATCTGTACCGGCAGCAATACGGGCTGGAATATGGCCGTTCACGCTTTGATATCTGCCCCACGGCGGCCCGGGGCGAGGCGGCGCGGGTGCTCAACCTGGCCCAGGGCAGCCCGGTGCTGGCGGTCAGTCGCATCAATTACGATCAGTACGATCGGGTGATCGACTGCGACCGGGAAATCTGGCGCCACGACGCCGTGCGCATTCGGGTGGAAAGCCGTCATACCCATTAGCCGGAACGGTGAACTGCCCGGAATGAATCCGTTATGCTAGGATGCGGTGTCTGTACCGGCTTGGCGGGGCCTGAATGGCTTTTATCGAGAATGCATTTCATGCGTAAAGTGGCCACGGGCGTGACCTTGTTGTTGCTGCTGGGGGCGCTTTACCGGGTGGTGCCTTTTTCTTATGGCGCCATGGGCATCAGCGTCGACTTTTCCCGTATCCATCATTTAATGGACAGCCGTTATGGTCGCGAGCGGGGTGAGGTTTCCCGCCAGTGGGAACGCATGTTAACGGATGCCGGCTCCCTGCCGGAGCGCGACAAGCTGGAGCTGGTAAACCGCTTTTTTCATCGCCAGCTGAGTTATCAGCTGGATCAGGCCTTGTGGGGTCAGGAAGATTACTGGGCCACGCCGCTGGAAACCCTGGGGCTGGGCAGAGGAGATTGTGAAGACTACGCCATTGCGCAGTATCTGAGTTTGCGCATGGCAGGAATAAGTGATGAGCGCCTGCGGCTGATCTATGTCCGGGCCCGTATCGGTGGCAGCCGCAGTTCCATTACGCAAGCCCATATGGTGCTTGGTTATTATGCCACCCCGTCATCGGATCCCCTGTTGCTCGACAGCCTGATCCCCGACATTCTGCCGGGCGCTCAGCGCCCGGATCTGACCCCCGTTTTCAGTTTCAACAGCCAGGGCTTGTGGACCCCGGGCGCGGCTTCGTCGGCGGCCAATCCGCTTGCGCGGCTGTCGCGCTGGCGTCAGGTACTGGCAAAGGTTCGACAGGAAGGAGTGAGCTGGTGAAAGACACAATGCCCGTTCGGGCCGGCGCAGGGAGAACATCATGTCGCTGAACAAACAGCTGTGGCTTGCCATTGCGGTGCTGATGATGCTGGCGTTTCTGAGCAGCTTTACCATCAGCACCCTGAGCGCACGTAATTATTATCAGGAACAGTTGCAGCAGAAAAACATCGATAACGCCAACTCGCTGGCGCTGACCTTGTCTCAGG
The Oceanimonas pelagia genome window above contains:
- a CDS encoding isochorismatase family protein; the encoded protein is MKLPAKHRVASIDVDAQYTFTPVCPGELPVAGGDTIAAELNRQAAFAGHRLGSKDAHSPSATWVASDDQPAFSPVEGANVDIRWPLHAVPGTRGFELLDGLPHPADYDFFVWKGVEPDMHPYGACYHDLAERQSTGLIEYLRGHAVDTVLVGGLATDYCVFHTVKQLLAAGFNVIVNRAATRGVADDSSRHAIAEMIQLGAHFVHDAGELEHADD
- a CDS encoding DUF2750 domain-containing protein, translated to MSQLHQPEYQRFIEQVKANHVMWGLRFGDEWVVCDSTEFQDTEVMPLWSTEAEAQAQCVDEWAGYEPFEITLAEFLEIWVEDLSEDGVRIGPNWNEELDGIELDVLEMVKEFA
- the wrbA gene encoding NAD(P)H:quinone oxidoreductase; this translates as MSKLLVLYHSMYGHIETMAKAVAEGAGAVAGVTVTIKRVPETMDAEAFKQAGGKTDQQAAVASPAELADYDAIIIGTPTRFGNMSGQMRNFFDQTGGLWVKGALVGKLASVFSSTGTGGGQETTITSTWNTLAHHGMIIVPVGYGTAEVADISRVGGGTPYGATTIAGGDGSRQPDERELAIARYQGKTVAELSKKLFG
- a CDS encoding HAD family hydrolase — encoded protein: MTLAIFDLDETLIAGDSATLWLAFLAERGLISDALLKEERRLMEDYYAGTLDMHTYMTLTLAPIEGHRPEELAPLVDRFIRERIEPIIYPQARERLAWHHAQGHRCLIISATGEHLVRPIAHHLGVASAIGVQTEIVQGRYSGRPEGIFSFQQGKVVRLGHWLREQGLEPGFCYGYSDSHNDLPLLEYVDEATVINGDDRLNALAAERGWQLLNWAL
- a CDS encoding ABC transporter ATP-binding protein, producing MFYLEVAHLAKRFGDTHVFSDINFDIRQGELVTLLGPSGCGKSTLLRSLAGLVSPDTGHIRVAGEDITHLKPQKRGIGMVFQSYALFPNLTVAGNIAFGLALQKLDKRETERRVAEAVELVGLTGRERHYPAELSGGQRQRVALARALVVQPRILLLDEPLSALDAPIRKRLREQIRQIQQQLNLTTVFVTHDQEEALTLSDRIFVMNKGSIVQADTAEAVYTRPASDFVASFMGSYNLLDKEQARALFGLNIHGRLAIRPEAIHIREPGRDYGPHMTAPLPARIEQHQLLGNVIRYRVRLAQGTLDVDTLNRGPRSLLADGTPVELLLPQDELKEVA
- a CDS encoding ABC transporter permease — encoded protein: MPKPPLSARFTIWVLVALLATPIAVTLVYSLAASWGAHILPSGFSLQWYAQLWSDSRFLAAFGRSLLVCLAALVLSLALILPALFVVFYYFPKLKGLMNLLVLMPFAVPPVVSSVGLLQLYAGGPLPLAGTPWILVLCYFTLSLPFMYRALANNLEAINLHDLMDAAHLLGAGTTRAFLQVVLPNIRNGLLSALFLAFSFLFGEFVFANLLVGTRFETLQVYLYSQRTTSGHFTSAMVMSYFLFIGLATWVALRLQSRRA
- a CDS encoding ABC transporter permease → MNESTLPTGGNTATLRAKASAQPRAASVARGAASRPAPWRRWLPLTLLLPFALVFGLFQLAPMIWVLVNSFQAGGDWSLANFTEILGSPWYRQSFANSLDLAFWSSLAGLTIALAGTAALHQVPGRLQNAVVAFTTMASNFSGVPLAFAFIVLLGMNGAVTLLLQELGLVEDFHLYSRAGLLVLYTYFQVPLAVLLLYPAFDAIKPDWRDAAALLGAGPLHYWLKVALPVLSPALLGTFIILLANALGAYASTYALMTSNYNLVTIQIAGLVAGDIFLEPQLAAALSLLLMALLLLVTGINQWLIARSRYA
- a CDS encoding alkaline phosphatase family protein, producing the protein MHKVILIIIDGLAHEVARHSLGYLLAMTEAERATAYKLQCELPSLSRPLYETILTGTRPVDHGVVHNEVVRLSNETSVFHLARQAGLTTAAAAYHWVSELYNRAPYDALRDRFTSDKSLPIQHGAFYHLDHYPDSHLLLDAEWLRQSADPDLLLIHPMNVDDAGHKFGLDSSQYRNSARHFDLLLADYVPRWLEAGYQLLITSDHGMNRDRSHGGNLPEEREVPLFVLGSAFSHNPQAHPRQTELCGTVASLLGIAHDKPLCRELLR
- a CDS encoding ABC transporter substrate-binding protein; this translates as MKHLFSASLLTLALTATAQAADLGELEAKARAEGKVYSVGMPDSWANWKDTWRDLETRYGLEHQDTDMSSAQEIAKFAAEKDNATADIGDVGAAFGPIAVQQGVTQAYKPSTWNDIPDWAKDEDGHWMLGYTGTIAFIVNNELVSKAPTSWAELRDGDYRVAVGDVGVAAQANSAILAAAFALGGDEANLNPALELFADLAKQGRLSPVDINIANLEKGEIEMAILWDFNALNYRDQIDRDRFTVVIPSDGSLISGYATIINKYAKHPNAAKLAREYILSDAGQINLARGYARPIRSNVTLPDDVQAKLLPDEMYANARPIENFDTWEQSTKRLPRQWQSQVQIHQQR
- a CDS encoding UTRA domain-containing protein; the protein is MTALPQTQTSRIINTLRRQIAGGSLAPGHKLPAERELAVLFDTTRITVKDALSMLEAEGLIYREERRGWFVSRPRLIYNPVSRSHFHQLVHSQQRTAETQVLACESVVASGELVADMGLAPLSRLIRICRARRIDGRTVLYVEHFLRPELFPDIEQQDLSRSLTDLYRQQYGLEYGRSRFDICPTAARGEAARVLNLAQGSPVLAVSRINYDQYDRVIDCDREIWRHDAVRIRVESRHTH
- a CDS encoding transglutaminase-like cysteine peptidase; this encodes MRKVATGVTLLLLLGALYRVVPFSYGAMGISVDFSRIHHLMDSRYGRERGEVSRQWERMLTDAGSLPERDKLELVNRFFHRQLSYQLDQALWGQEDYWATPLETLGLGRGDCEDYAIAQYLSLRMAGISDERLRLIYVRARIGGSRSSITQAHMVLGYYATPSSDPLLLDSLIPDILPGAQRPDLTPVFSFNSQGLWTPGAASSAANPLARLSRWRQVLAKVRQEGVSW